One genomic segment of Mus pahari chromosome 4, PAHARI_EIJ_v1.1, whole genome shotgun sequence includes these proteins:
- the LOC110320832 gene encoding protein S100-A2-like translates to MVYTFHKYASQEGERLIHNKGAMKELLRKKLPSYVGDNVDGEKVKKVMDDLDKDRDQQADFREYTLVLVVCAILFNNSLEGSPALQSLPRISWLKQLSIFVKFVPNKPLLVCLCRILERLSDALFLDWVS, encoded by the exons ATGGTCTATACCTTCCACAAGTACGCCAGTCAAGAGGGTGAGAGGCTCATACACAACAAAGGGGCGATGAAGGAACTTTTGCGTAAGAAGCTGCCGAGCTATGTGGGG GATAATGTAGATGGTGAGAAGGTGAAGAAGGTGATGGACGACCTCGATAAGGACAGGGACCAGCAGGCAGACTTCCGGGAGTATACTCTGGTTCTGGTGGTTTGTGCTATCTTGTTTAATAACTCCCTTGAGGGGTCCCCAGCGCTCCAGTCCCTGCCGCGGATCTCTTGGTTGAAACAACTCTCTATCTTTGTAAAGTTTGTACCTAATAAACCTTTGTTAGTTTGCTTGTGCAGAATATTGGAACGGCTCAGTGATGCCCTGTTCCTTGACTGGGTCAGTTAA
- the S100a3 gene encoding protein S100-A3 has protein sequence MTRPLEQAVAAIVCTFQEYAGRCGDKYKICQSELKELLQKELPTWTPSEFRECDYNKFMSVLDTNKDCEVDFGEYVRSLASLCLYCHEYFKECPPEPPCPQ, from the exons ATGACCCGGCCCCTGGAGCAGGCAGTAGCTGCCATCGTGTGCACCTTCCAGGAGTATGCAGGGCGCTGTGGCGATAAATACAAGATCTGTCAGTCGGAGCTCAAGGAGCTGTTGCAGAAGGAGCTGCCCACCTGGACACCG agtgagttccgggagtGTGACTACAATAAATTCATGAGTGTTCTGGATACCAACAAGGACTGCGAGGTGGACTTTGGGGAGTACGTGCGCTCACTTGCCAGCCTCTGTCTCTACTGCCACGAGTACTTCAAAGAGTGTCCCCCTGAGCCTCCTTGCCCCCAGTAG
- the LOC110320663 gene encoding protein S100-A4: protein MARPLEEALDVIVSTFHKYSGKEGDKFKLNKTELKDLLTRELPSFLGKRTDEAAFQKVMSNLDSNRDNEVDFQEYCVFLSCIAMMCNEFFEGCPDKEPRKK from the exons ATGGCGAGACCCTTGGAGGAGGCCCTGGATGTAATTGTGTCCACCTTCCACAAATACTCAGGCAAAGAGGGTGACAAGTTCAAGCTGAACAAGACAGAGCTCAAGGACCTACTGACCAGGGAGCTGCCTAGCTTCCTGGGG AAAAGGACAGATGAAGCTGCATTCCAGAAGGTGATGAGCAACTTGGACAGCAACAGGGACAATGAAGTTGACTTCCAGGAGTACTGTGTCTTCCTGTCCTGCATTGCCATGATGTGCAATGAATTCTTTGAGGGCTGCCCAGATAAGGAGCCCCGGAAGAAGTGA